The genome window CTCAAGATTCTCAGGCCAGAGGAGAAATGATGCCAGAGCTGCCTGAGAACTGCACCCCCATCCCCTGCCCATTAGGCTACAATCGGCCAGGTCATCCACCCAACCAGGACAGGAAGTTTCAGCGGGGGGCACACAGGATCCAAATGTGTCAGAATGCTGCCAGATCCCAAGTAAAACTAGGTAATTCTCTCTTCTGGAACCCCAGGCTATCTTCAGCTCTCACTCAGGGTTCCCAGGAAAACCTGCCACTTGCCTGCAGCATACAGCACACCGGCCTCTGAGACCTCTCTTCCAGCTCCACAATCACTCTGCACAGGACCCAGCTCTGCTGAATGAGCTCACCATGATTCAGCTCCAGTTTCTGCATGATCTCCACCTCCTCCTGCTCTAGGCTGGCCAGAGCAGCAGCTGCCTCTATCTCCAGCTGCCGACCTGGTGGCTGTTTTTTCTCTAGTAATCGTTGATATTTCTCAAACTTCCACATGATACTCTGCTTTTGGGTTTCCATCTGTATCTGCAGAGTCAACATGGAAATTGAGGATATTGACAGGTACATATAAACATCTTCTAGAATCTTTTGGTACCAACCGTTTGCCAGACACTGTAGAGGCAAAGATAAAAGACACTAATTTTCCTACCTTTCTGTTCCCCTAGCTCCACTGCGTCCTTCAGGGTCTCTATTTGCACTCTTACTGATGCCAGGAGGGTCCTGGATTTTATCTTGGTACCATTTGCTCTAGACTACTTTCATTTTCAGAGTGATGATCAGATGTGTTACGTTAAGTGTCTAAGGCAGTCATTGTTAGATGGAGTTTATTCTTGCTGGTATATGTGTTCAATGTAACGTTTTAGATTGGTTCAATGTCACCTTCTGTTGATCAAAAGTTCTGACAGTTTGGTAGTTACTGGACTCAAATTTATTTCAGAGAtgattttccaatattttaataattgaatTCAGCAAATATGCTCTAACTGGTGAAAGTTAAACAGAAATTCTTCTTTACTAAGGATTACACAAATCACACTGCTGTGAGCTGACATACATGAGAGGcacacatttttcctttttttatatatgaggaCATAAGAAACTAGAATTAAGAGGTTATGTGGCCTGCCTAAGGCCATACACCTGGCAAAGGAAGAGCTGGTATCATGATCCCAGGCTCTCTGACTTCAAGCCCCACATTCTGCCTCACAGAGATGAGGAGGCTACCATAGGCCAGCTCCAGGACAACACAGGGACAACACAAACTCTTTTCCCCAGGAGGCAACCTGCCTTCCAATTGGCTGTTTGTTTCCTCTCACCAACTTCCAGCTTCCAGGcttcttcttgctctttcttcagGTGTTCCAGAGCCTCATGGAGCTTCCACTGCAAGGATAAAAACCTCATAAGGCTGCCTCAGGTAGCCCAGGCTGGCAAGGCTTCCTAGCACTGGCAGGTGATGGGGAAACCATGTCCTTCAGGTAATGGGCCAGAACAAATGCTGAGAGGACAGGGAATGCCACAGAGGGAGCAGACTCTGCCCAGATGACATCCAACGTGGCTCTCTCAGCTGAGAATCATTTCATCTCCCACAGTCTCTGAGTGTCTGTAAAGTAGAAGAAAAGGTCCATTGCCAACCTTTCCAGAAAACTATCTTGGACTTTTCCATCCACGTTGTCCTATGGTGTCCTAGAACCTTATTATTCAAAGTGTGGTTTGAGTGGGCCAACAGCCGCAGCATCGCCTggcagcttgttagaaatgcagactcctgggcctcaccctagacctactgaatgagaatctgaattttaactGGAACCCTGGGTGTTccatatgcaaatcaaaagcaaaaaGTACTTTTCTAGAGTAGTAATGAAAGGGATTTCTACTGGAAAGTATAAAGTATTCAGataacacttttatttcttattttattttttggcagctggccggtacacagatccaaatccttgacactggtgttacaaacactgtgctgtaaccaactgagctaaccagctagcctgcAGGTAACACTTCTAATTCTGCTAATAGTGatcattttgttaaaatttaccAAGTGCCAGATGTTTAGGCCTAAGCACTAAACATGCATGCAATACTCAGAATCCCTTTAGACTggtattatccctattttatagataaaaaaactgaggcttggagagttACCTCCCCAAAGTCATTCTAATACTCTCAAAACAAAATGAGTtagtaaaaactaaaaaattaaaaaaaaaattcttcccatATAGGAAAAAAGCTAATTCAGAGAATCAGTGTTATACTCTTACCTCTTAATCCCAACTCCAAGAAAAAGATTTAAGACCAGTATTGGATCACAGAATCATTGGGTAATGATTGTGATAAAGATTTATCAGCACATATATCTGAGGAAAGAGCAAGGAAAGGCGTGGAAGCTGGAAGGTGACAAGGGTAGCTATGAAAAAGGAGCAGCGGGTGCATCAGAGATGACTTGTCCAATAAAAAGAActtgagagaggagaaagaaaactggCCAAAGAAGACCTAAGTCCTAGTCTTTGATATTCCTTTAACTAACCAACTTAATCTAAAGTCAGAAGGGACCTGAGAACATTATATTAGACAACCTCACTCAATCCTAAGTGACTCACCCACAGTCCTATGTCTACAGTTAATTATCATGACTTggatttctaagcctcagttttgtctataaaatgaaggCGTTAAATTAAAGAGTCACCCAATGTCAAATGACAATTTGTGGCATTGTAAGGGGGAGATTGCCGGTTAGGTACAATCTTGACTGCTATATATCAGCCTCATACCCAAACTTGTCCAAGACATCCAGAACCCCAGCTAAAACCAAACTGGTCTCCTTCAAATTCTCAGTCTGAAATCACCTTTGGATTAGGTGTTCAGCCACGTTGGGATTGGAGATGGTGTGGAGGGAGTGGGTCATGAATACAAGGAAAGGTGTAGCTCACTCTATCAGATCCCTGGGGTGTGTGGGTGTCAGGAGTCAAAGGAATCAtctctcagtctctggagctggtGGTCAGAGATAGCCAGGTGAGGGGCAGGTGATAGAGATAGCTAAGAGAGGGGCAAGGGAAAGAGTGGGGCAGTCAGTTTCCAACTCCCACCTTATACTCCCAGGCGACATCTTCCATGGGCACGACACTGTGGGCTTCTTCCATGGGCACGACACTGTGGGCACACTACTCTGGGGACTGGCTGCAGGATTCACACATCATCAGGCCATCCTCTTTGCAGAACATCTTTAGCTAttcctcatggagctcacacaCATCACCCTTCAGCTCCATTCTTGGATGAAGCCCTCGAAGACGAACTTTTTCTACAACATTAGCCAGTTGCCAATTAGGCCTCAGGATCCTTGGCTGGAAAGGAGCTCGACAGAGGGGACAGGTATAACCCCAGTTCTGGGATTCTCCTGGGACCTTCCAGAGTCCAGAGAGACAGCTGTGGCAGAAGCTGTGGCCACAGTCAATGCTCACAGGCTCCTTTAGGAAGGTCATGCAGATGGGACAGGCCACTTCTTCTATAACGGCTTCCACCAAGGCTTTAGGATCCATGGTTCCTTCTCACACAATCCTCAGAACATGAATAAAACCAGGAAGAGGTAGTAGTTAAGgctgagaagaaaaggaagacaaataAGAATAACGGTAACAGAAGAAGAGCGTGATCAATAAAACAGATAGTGACTGAAAAAAACTTCTTCCTTTGGAAACATTACTGAccttattagtccattttgtgttgctataacagaaatacctgagactgggtaatttataaggaaaagaggtttatttggcttacgattctgggacagctgcatctggcatgggcctcagactgcttctattcttggtggaaagtggcaggcagctggtgggtacaagcagatcacatggcaagaggaagcaagagaggaaccgaaagagagaaggtgccagggtctttctaAGCAaggagctctcatgggaactaatcgagtgagaactcactcattaatcccccctcccccagggagagcattaatccattcatgagggatctgcccccatgactcaatcagtttccaacactgccacattggggatcaaatttccacatgacttttggaggggacaacacatccaaactccatcaccttaTTTAATAAGTATTGGCCCTCCCAACTCAAGTTCTGACAGGGCCACATTAGTCACAACACGGGAGAGACATCTGGGGATGCCTAAGCGAGCAGATGTTGGGAGCTCTGTTTTCAATCATTTGCTCATCTCTGATTCTCCTCTGGGAGACCCTTCCCACTCCAATCATGCTCTACAAATCAGCATCGTTTCTGTTGAACTTGAGTAAAGTCACATAAAATGTGGTGTTTCACCTCACGCTCTGGCATGTTTGCATGTACAATTATATTCATCAAGGTGCAAAAAGGTAGAGGCCCATTGCCTATATGCTCAACTTGTTTTCTCATGTTGCACACTAAAGTATAAAGTGTGAGGGAAACAGAAGTTTTTTCCTGTAAAACCCTGTCTACTTCTCCAGCAATAACACACTTATTATTCACCGAGATGCCATGACACTCCCCTCAGTTTCCAGTGGtatttcagaagcagagaagaaataatactctttagaagataaaaacaaagatcATTTGATGATATTCAAACCCATATTGATCAAGTCACTACTCAGCATGAAACCTGAAATCTCTGCCAGGGCCACATATGTGCATGCAACTTGAAAGGTCAATGGCAGGCTCTTGGCTCAGTTGGcattatttattcactcatttggCAAGTTTGCATTACAGCTGGAGTCTGTCAAGAGAGGAGCACGTTGGTCTTagtcactgctgtatcctcagcacctaAACAGTGCCTGCAATGCGGGtattgctgaataaatatttgttgaatgaataaaccagCTAGACATACGAAATAGTTCCTAAACCCCAAATGGTTTTATAATTTGTTAGCTAACTGAGAACATATTATACATTAATAATAATCGCAAGCACTCCTTGAGTACTTAcagtatgtgtcaggcactgttctaagcactttcaaTGGCATGTTTCACAACCCTACGTAGAAATcattattgttctcattttacatatgtttGGCTGAGGGCTCCACCATTCTATCTTAGGAAAACTGCTTAACTTCTCTAGCTTCTAGATATAATACAAattaaagaggagagagagagaaaccattGTGGTTTATGGTAGTCCAGTAGGGCTTCCTAGAGGAAGCAGGGCAATAAATCTTGCAGGTCATGACTTCTCACTGGCCTCCCGGCCTCCTGTTATTCCTCCTCCCACTATCAATCACTACCAAACTGTGGGCCTCAGCGTCTTTAAACCTAGTTTTGATAAATCACTAACCTACTCCAGAGCCTACCCTGACTCCCCAATAGGAAGCTCTCTCCCTTCACCCTTGAAACAGCACCTGTGTCCAGCCAAGCAAAGGGATAAACTTCTACTTTCCTGCAGACCCCACAtctattcattcttctgcacgtGGCTGGGTTCCTGCTATCCTCTCAGCTGAAAAAGACTTCTTCATAATCCTGCTCTTGACATCGCTTGCCACGTATTTGTTTATGGTCTTACTTCCCATCCCAGAAGTTTCATGGGACAGGGacattgtctattttgttcactatcATTTTCCCAACTCCAAGAACActgcctgttttattttttattacacaaATTACTTTGAGAAAACTTAAGCGAACTTCTAGTTGTTTCCACTGCGCCTTTGGCAGGGTGGGAagccaggctggggagggggcgggaTCTGGGAAGGACTCCGGAGGATGGACCCCTGttgggaggggacagagagggaggAAGTAACCTCCGAGGTTCGGAGCAGTGGGGAACGGTAACCTCCTGGCCCGGCAGCGGGCGGGAGAGAGCCGGGCGAGCTGAGCTTGCAGAAACGCTGACTTCAAAACGGGCACAGCTGTCTACCCACCCCGCTCCCTCCTCTGCCGGGACGAGCGCTTCGCCGCGGAAACCGAAAGTGCATACACCTGCTTCCCGTGGCCCAGCGTCAGAAGCGGCTGGCCCCGCCCGCGAGCACTTACCGGCCCACCCCGTGCCCAGTGCCAGAGCCCGAAGCCCAGCGGCCTCGGCCGGGCCACCCGCAGGACTCCAGGCCCCGCTCGCTGCACCCGAGCCAAAGAGCGGCAGGCGGGGCGCAGGCGCCGGCTCTGCCCGGCTGGCAGCGCGTCTGCGGAAGCAACCAATCACAGGCAGGGATCCGGTGAACCGCAGCCAATCGGAAAAGGGCTCCCGTGCGTCTTGCCGTGGCAATGTATTTTCTTGCTCCCTCGGTTCTTCTGGCCGCTTCTCGCTGCTCAGGTACCCTTAAACGGTTGTTAACTGATAATATTGGGGACAGTCGTTTTGGACGAACTTCCTGCCctaggccccaaaagaccagacttaAGACCACACTGCTAAGTTCCACTGCAC of Cynocephalus volans isolate mCynVol1 chromosome 4, mCynVol1.pri, whole genome shotgun sequence contains these proteins:
- the TRIM68 gene encoding LOW QUALITY PROTEIN: E3 ubiquitin-protein ligase TRIM68 (The sequence of the model RefSeq protein was modified relative to this genomic sequence to represent the inferred CDS: substituted 6 bases at 6 genomic stop codons) is translated as MDPKALVEAVIEEVACPICMTFLKEPVSIDCGHSFCHSCLSGLWKVPGESQNWGYTCPLCRAPFQPRILRPNWQLANVVEKVRLRGLHPRMELKGDVCELHEEXLKMFCKEDGLMMCESCSQSPEXCAHSVVPMEEAHSVVPMEDVAWEYKWKLHEALEHLKKEQEEAWKLEVGERKQTANWKIQMETQKQSIMWKFEKYQRLLEKKQPPGRQLEIEAAAALASLEQEEVEIMQKLELNHGELIQQSWVLCRVIVELEERSQRPVCCMLQGIQEVLNRSKAXSLKRPEPVSLGLKTDCRVLGLRAILKTYAADVHLDPDTAYSRLIMSKDRKCVHYGDTXXKLPDNPERFYRCSIVLGSQCVSSGWHYWEVEVGDRSEWGLGVCKENIDQKEVVCLSPCYGFWVIRLRKGNEYRAVTDEXHLLSLPVSPRRVGVFLDYEAHDISFYNVTDNGSHIFTFPHYPFPGHLLPYFSPCYSIGANNATPLAICSLDRED